CCAAATAAAGGAGCGTATCTGTTGAACCAATTGCAATTTAAACAATAGAGTATAGTGTAGCCAATTAATTATTGGTCGATAAGACCTCTCCATAATTgagctttatatatatagcaaaaCGTACCAACAAAAAGACAAATGAAAATAATGCTAGGTAAGTCAATAATCGAGCTTCTTATTGGATTATATTTGGCTGTTTATCTCTAAttcatgtataatttttttaactgcATTCATGTATAGTTCCATACGTGACTAAAAAAACATCAAATCGTCCTCGGTTCAGCCGTATTATCGTAATCTTATTTGTTAACTATACATTTTCTACTTTTGGGATTTCTTTGTAGCTTTATCGCCGTACAAATAATTGTTGGAAAATGTCATAGATTTGTcaatatatgctatattaaaaaATCGATTGCTAAATCAATTAACAGGGAAAACAACAGAATAAGTAACTAGAACTAATTTATCTGTTTGATCAAGTTATGATATCGTTTTGTGAGTTCTAGAatgatataaataatagaataagCAACTAGAACTAAGATAAAGCTAGCTCGGATCACCCTCAAACACAAACATTGAAACATACACTATCTATTCGAATAGTGTGGTTAAATATACACAATGAAAACCAATACCCAACATCGACCAATTGTTTTGCATTATTTAGCTAGTGACATCCAATCTCTACTATCGACTGATGCTGAAAGAACTTGTGTGAGAATATTTTGTCCAAAATTTATGCACAAGATGTGATAAGTTCACTTTAGGTGGCAGGTTGGATTGTTTGATGCCATCTGTGTGAATGAATTAATCTTATATGTAGACATAGAATATCGAATTGTCTAGTGACAACACATTGTCACCTACttatttaaattctataatataatgtttatGCAATATATACTATAATAGTATATCTATTATCTGCATAGGTaacatataaaatcaaaaatatattctcCCATGtcaagaatagaaaaaaaaaagagaaaagaatcAATAAGATATCAATCTTTCAATTATCCTTATCTTATCCAATCTTTTCAGGTCATTGACTAATTTCCAGTTAATctaagtattaaaaaaattaggcaTTTTATATTGGGGAAACTAAAGAAAGGGACACACTGAGACTTGAGAGcctctatatataatatttgattaacTTTGCATGTGTCATGTTTTCGAAACGATCGATCTATATAGCCCAGCATAAAATATGGTTTACATATCACtaaaattgtatagtttatTTCTGGTTTTGAGAGTAGAGATTTGTCTTATTTTGTTTACATCTTTTTGATAAATGGTTTCCATCTTACTTTGTTTTACATCTTTACAAAGCAATAACAAATACTGAGACAAATGGTATCGGAATtttaagccaaaaaaaaaacaaaaaaacaaatactgaGACGTATACACATGCTTaataatttgattgaaataaaaAGACTAGAAATTAAGTCGAATCTATActctgaaaaataaaaataaattatatattaatatcacCACGCTTATATCATCTGCGGAATCATTCAATTAGCAATAGCCACTTTGCATAGAGTTAGTGGTTACAAACTTACAATGGTTCTCTGGACCATGGGCTTTATTATCTCATATATCTAAGCATTTTGTCTCATGGGTTTCTCATAATGTTACAAGAACCATATCGTGAATCCATAAGAATAAAAGAATGAGTCCATGATACTCTTATGTGGGCCTAAACAATTGTCTACTGTACACTAAAAACGTTTAATCATGCGTCTTGATTGAGTGATGCAACTACAAAAGCAATATACAACACGCACGGTCCGGCACGGATAAATATCTTAACATTTGATAGGAACGTGTAGGAACATAAAAAAACACGCGTGTTGCTCATGCACTTAAAAAATTAGAGGTTCCAGAATAGTCGTATTGTTCCATCGTTTTGTAATTATAGCAAAGAAGACCAAGACGTCAACAACCAACTTTGTTCATTATGGATCGTCCATCTGTCCACCTTTCAAATCAACCAAtcattctctctttctctatataTGTCCTCGAACAATAACGATACTTTCTCAACCCAAAACGtaatatctttttgaaatatttctaCAGTTTCAAACCTATTGCTCAAATATGTGTTTCTTTGAGAATCGCGGCGATAGAGATTCTATGGTGGTGAAGATGGATGTGGCATGGTGGATGGAGTCGCCTCCTCCGCAGATAATTTTTCCCGAGAAACCATCTACTTGTCCGATTCTCGAGACGATTATAGAAGAACAAGAGACTGAAGAAGACGATCAAGAACATGATAACAAAGATGTTTAATGATCATTTGATCTTCCTTCTTGGGGTTTAGATAGATCTTTGCTGATGTAATTTTCTATAAATGTATAAGACGAGACTTTGTatgtatataagtatatttatttatcatcaTATCTCGTGGTATTTGTGAGATTTTTGGAACTTACACGTCTTGTAGTTCGATGATCACTTCCTAATACCAAACATACAGTATGTTCGATGTCGAGCTGTCTTATTAAAGTATGATGATCTCTATGAATTTCCTTACCGAACCGATTTGGTACTAGGAATCCGGTCTACATATCCAATTTTCATACAAACAAATTAAGTCAAAAAATAAAGGTCTATCCATCAAACCATAGAGGAATTTTCATAATAACCTGACTACAAACAAACAATAATTTTCATAAGTCCACACTGTAGTACTAAGTGTATTCTCCCCGGAACGCTGATaggatttattaaaaaaaccaataatttttttacatatcaAACCAAACTTAAAATGGACACTAGAGTTGCACACTAATAGTTTTATTTGGTGAGATGATTTGTCAACCACaagaatataattttgtatttttatatagacAAGCCATACGTGTCTGTAAAGTAAGCATTATACGCGTCACTTCTCTTTTTATAATCAGAAACACGTCAGTCTGAATGTGGAACATGAATATCACGTGCGACTAATAGAGGCCGCGTCATGCTTGACATATGTTCCCGCGTGAGTTTTGCTTAACGTGTCTCATCAAACTAACATTAAACCATTATTTGCTCTCCCACTAACActctttttaaataattttctcaCACGATGATTACGAGTGAACTCTCTATAAATATAAGCAGTATTCGATAATTTCAAACACAACTTCTCAGCAAAGTCGACAACTACTATACTAATTCTCAAGTCTATAATTAGAAGAGATATATCTTAgtttttaatactattttttgaATGGCGAGGATGATCGGACCTTTTGAAGTCCTACCGGCGATTCTTGTTTTCCCGGTGAGGGTCTCAGCTTCGCCTTCTTTGGGGACGATATACGAGGAGAAAGATGATGAAAAATTTATTCAACCAGAGATCAAGGCTCGAGAGTTGTAGATTTTGCATTttagcagttttttttttgccttttctTGGTTGTTCTGAGATTCAAACTCCTTTTCATTGGCATTATAGTCATGAAATAAAATTGAAGATCATCAAAATTTGTCAAGATGATTAAACATTACTGTTTTCGTTATacaaactttttatataattataatctaAGATTTAAGATCTCGATACATCTAAAattcttaattaaatattttgcgTCTGAATGGAATACTTTCTAAAATTAAGGCATTTTaccaaacaaattaaaagaattggaatatttaaaagaaaaagattacaTTGACTACTAACGAGACCCGATCATGTAATGGCAGTATGGCACCTAAGTTAACTTTAACCAATTCTTTCCACTAACCACATAATTAACATTCGCCTAACATATAGTATAGTAGGTATTGAGACTGTCTTTATGTTCGTAGTCGTTACATACATTAGTGTGCTGCTTTGTCAATGTTGTTGAGATGTAAGATCAGATTGTGTGGGCATGTCcaatgaagaaaaaaagtttaagcTATATTATTAGTTCTCCCTTGTAATAGTACTGTTGCAAAGTATCATCAAACAATTATGTTCTCTTGCatcatatatatttctttttagttttttctttctttcttacatCACATGATGATAGGCACACATGTCACATAAATCATTATGAGTAATATGATTATCAATCTCACATTTCTTGGATAACACTCTTCACAGCCTTTGAAAGATCACACGTAACTCTTTTCAGTTTCATTCTTAATTTTCAATCCTCACCTACCCAACCTCCCTTCAAAGCAATCTCTCTCCCTCTCACTCACTTTCGTAAGTTTAGCCTAAAAACATTTCCAATCTCTCTTAACTGGATTAATTGAAAGAATTTGTTATAGTTAACAAGTAATAATCTTCATACTAACTAGAGAATCCTACTCTTCACCTTACTGCATCTCTCTAtataacaaatcctaaaacCTCTCACAATACACACaccacacaacaacaacaatggctattttgagaaaatttatTTCCTCAaacctcttcatcttcttcctggTTATAGCTACAACCAATGGTCAGGCTCCAGCTCCAACCCCTTCCGGTTCAACCAACATAACCGCAGTTCTAGAAAAGGCTGGTCAATTCACAATGTTCATAAGACTCCTCAAGAGCACCCAAGCCGCAGACCAAATCAACACTCAGCTCAATTCATCCTCGAGCCAAGGCCTAACCGTGTTTGCCCCAACCGATAACGCCTTTAGCAGCCTCAAATCCGGAACCTTAAACTCATTATCTGACCAGCAAAAAGTTCAGCTTGTTCAGTTCCATGTCCTTCCTACACTCTTAACCATGCCTCAGTTTCAAACTGTCAGTAACCCCTTACGCACGCAAGCTGGCGATGGACAGAACGGTGAATTCCCTCTTAACATCACTAGCTCTGGTAACCAAGTCAACATCACCACGGGTGTTGTGAGCGCCACCGTGGCTAACTCTGTCTACAGCGACAAGCAGCTCGCCGTGTATCAAGTGGATCAAGTTTTGTTACCATTAGCAATGTTTGGTTCAAGCTCGGCGGCTCCTGCTCCGGCGCCTGAGAAAGGCGGCTCGGTTACGACAGGTTCAGCTTCCGGTAGCGACGGTGGTGGAGATACGTCTACTGATTCATCTGATGCAGAGAGGATCAGATACGGGATAATCGCCACCGTGGCAGCCATCGCTGCTTCTTCACTGTGGATATaactcgagagagagagagagagagagcttttcAAGAGTCTCCACGTTGGCTTTTAAGAATAATGATGAGTTTAAGTTTGGTTGTAATTTGAGATTGTGTTATCATGTTAATGTTTTGATTCAAAATGAGACAACGAGTTGCGATTGCACAAAACATTTTTTGATGAAAAATGCAGCATGTGTTTCGAGTATAATTTGAATTTGAAGCTTTCGATTTTGATTTGCATGTTTCAAGTTTAACTATAGTAACACTAACAACACGTTACTCTATCCAATATTCTTCACGTGGACACTGTCTTAGATAGGTCCCATTTTTATAAACGCTTACCAATGAATGGCGGACACAGCTATTTACACGCTGGTCTTGCTCTGCCACGTAAGATTACTAGTAAATTCTTGGGCCGCCCAAGAGAGATTCTACAGAAAGGAGAGGTAAGAGTTGAGGCCATAAGGGCTTAACCTTATTGGGCCTAATATCATTCATATTCGACCGCTCTAAATGTTAGCGTCTTAAACGGGTTAGTAACAAACTTAAACCGTTTGGTTAGCAAAAGAACGTACCGGAACCCATGATTCATGAGGAAATTATAGCATTGTTTGATagttatacttatatatatagtgCGGCTAGTGCCCAGCATAGAGATAGGCTGCTGGTGGAATGCTCTTTCTCATAATGAATCTCTACATTCAAACCTATGCCTGAGTAGCACCGGCTTATGATAGGATCAGTAATTGATAGTGGGagacaaaatattttcaaatttttattttattttattggcTTTTGATCATGAAATGGAATGATCCACAAAACGacatatttcataatttataagtATATCTCGTTGGTGTGGAGTTAGAGATAAGTCAAAATAAAGACAATACCTATCGGTCTACTAAATATATTGTTAGTCGATGCAGAATCCAAAGGAACGTTAACTCACATTTCAAGAACTATTGAGAGGCAAATTCAACAATGTCGTTTAGATATTGGAAACAATATACTGTATTAC
This genomic stretch from Raphanus sativus cultivar WK10039 chromosome 3, ASM80110v3, whole genome shotgun sequence harbors:
- the LOC108846107 gene encoding uncharacterized protein LOC108846107; this translates as MCFFENRGDRDSMVVKMDVAWWMESPPPQIIFPEKPSTCPILETIIEEQETEEDDQEHDNKDV
- the LOC108846285 gene encoding uncharacterized protein LOC108846285 codes for the protein MARMIGPFEVLPAILVFPVRVSASPSLGTIYEEKDDEKFIQPEIKAREL
- the LOC108844657 gene encoding fasciclin-like arabinogalactan protein 11: MAILRKFISSNLFIFFLVIATTNGQAPAPTPSGSTNITAVLEKAGQFTMFIRLLKSTQAADQINTQLNSSSSQGLTVFAPTDNAFSSLKSGTLNSLSDQQKVQLVQFHVLPTLLTMPQFQTVSNPLRTQAGDGQNGEFPLNITSSGNQVNITTGVVSATVANSVYSDKQLAVYQVDQVLLPLAMFGSSSAAPAPAPEKGGSVTTGSASGSDGGGDTSTDSSDAERIRYGIIATVAAIAASSLWI